GCAGCAAGCGGCACTCCAGCCAGGCCACGCAGCCTTCCAGCAGCGGTGCCGGGGTGTGCTCGCCACTGAAGGTGTGCAGGCCGTACGCGGCGAACTTATCCGTTTCGGAGCCGCTGGTATTGCCGACCGTCTGCACCAGATCGGCCTGCGCCACACAGGGTACTTGCAACACAAACGTGCCAGCGCCTTCCAGCAGTTGGCGGGTCCAGGTGGACTTGTCCAACACCACGGCGACCTTCGGCGGTTCGAAATCCAATGGCATGGCCCAGGCAGCCGCCATGATATTGCGTTTGCCGTCGTGGGCGGCACTCACCAGCACGGTCGGGCCGTGGTTGAGCAAGCGGTAGGCCTTGGACAGCGGAACGGGGCGACGGTGGGTCGGGCTCATGGAGGGTCGGCTCTTCAAGCAAGAAAAAACCTACGATACCTCAAGCACAAGCCCTGCGGGTCAGCTCGACAGCTGATTGGCGAACTGCCCGACCGCGCTGACGACTTTTTGCGCGCCGTCCTGAATCTCCACGATCACCGTGCCCGCTTCGGCCGCCAGGGCCAAGCCTTGCTCGGCCTGCAGGCGACCGTCATTCATCAAGGTCACCGCATCGCGGGCCATGTCCTGGTTCTGGCGCACTACGCCGACGATTTCTTCGGTGGCTTTGCTGGTACGCGAGGCCAACTGACGTACCTCATCGGCCACCACCGCAAAGCCACGGCCCTGCTCACCGGCACGCGCCGCCTCGATGGCTGCGTTGAGCGCCAGCAGGTTGGTCTGCTCGGCGATGCCGCTGATGGTCTTGACGATGGTGCCGATCACTTGGGACTGGGCATTCAGCGCCTCGATGCCGTCACCTGCCTGCTGCATATGCTTGGCCAGGTCACGCATCACATCCACCGCCTGGGTCACCACGGTGGTGCCGCGCTGGGCGCTGTTGTCGGTTTGCAGCGAGGTGCTGTAGGCAATGTTGGCTGCCTCGGCCACAGCTTGTTCCTGATTGACCTGATCGGTAATCACCGTGGCGAACTTGACCACTTTGTACAGGCGGTCATTGGCGTCCAGCACTGGGTTGTACGTGGCTTCCAACCAAACCGTGCGGCCATGGCTATCGACCCGCTTGAAGCGTGCCGCAACAAATTCACCGGCGTTCAGGCGCTTCCAGAACTGTTGGTATTCGCTGCTGTTGTACTCCTGCGGTTCGCAGAACATGCGGTGATGCTTGCCCTGGATCTGCGCCAGGCTGTAACCCATGCCACCGAGGAAGCGGTCATTGGCTGTGAGCACATGCCCATCTAAATCGAATTCAATCACCGCCGTGGAGCGCACCAGCGCGGTAATCAGGTTTTCATGCTCGCGCGACGCCTCGATGGTACGGGTGAGGTCGCTTGAGTAAATCGAAAAATGCTTGATGCGCCCCGCCGAGTTGCGCACCGGCTGCACGATAGAGCGCAGCCACGCTTCCTTGCCGTTGCCACGCATCAGGCGCACGGTGCCGGCGAAGTGTTCGCCGCGCACCAGGGCATTTTTAAAGCGCAGCTGGAATTCGTCCTGGCGCACATGCGCAGGCACCAACTCATCAATGTGACGCCCCACGAGGTTGCTGGCCTGGTACACCAGTTCCTGCAGGAAGTTGGCATTGGCCCACTCCACCCGGCCGTCGGCATCCAGCGTCAGGCACAGCATTTCACTTTCCAGGCTCTCCTTGACCTGTTGCAAGCTCGACAATTCTTCGCGAAGAGCAGTCAGCTCTTGCTTCAGGCGGGTATTGAACATGGGGCACCGATAGGCATTTGGGGAGGTGGATCTGACCTGCATCGGCGCTGCCGGCGTTTTCTGAAGCGCTTTTTTCGCCGCAGCCAACTGTTTTTTTGGATCCATTAACCGCCGTTGTTTCGACACACGCCCATCACTTGATATTCAAGGGTATTGAGCTTGCCGGTGGAGTCTTCATAGGTCATGCGCGACGGCACCGCCGCGCAGGAGCGGATCGGCGGCGTCACATTCACCACCTTCTCAATGTCCAGCTTCATGCCATAGCGGTAGGCCTGCACCTCGGGCGCGGGCTTGCCTTTCTTTGCGGCGTAAGCGGCCATGGCTTTTTCATTGCGCTCCATCATCAGGGCAAAGGTGCGATCCCCGCCGCCTTCGGCCAACGCACCAAAAGACATGAGCGCGACCAAGACACCCAGGGCAACTTTATAAGCTTTCATCATTAGTTCCTCGTCTGAAAAGTTCAGTGACGAGATTAATCGAACAACCCTGACGCAATGTTCACCAAAACGTTACTTATTTGTTATGTGTTGTAAGCTTCCAGAATTGTAATGT
The window above is part of the Pseudomonas sp. KBS0710 genome. Proteins encoded here:
- a CDS encoding flavin reductase family protein: MSPTHRRPVPLSKAYRLLNHGPTVLVSAAHDGKRNIMAAAWAMPLDFEPPKVAVVLDKSTWTRQLLEGAGTFVLQVPCVAQADLVQTVGNTSGSETDKFAAYGLHTFSGEHTPAPLLEGCVAWLECRLLPEPHNQQTYDLFLGEVVAAYADERVFSEGHWHFEGHDELRTLHHIAGGNFLSIGAPVVGRQL
- a CDS encoding methyl-accepting chemotaxis protein; the encoded protein is MRDLAKHMQQAGDGIEALNAQSQVIGTIVKTISGIAEQTNLLALNAAIEAARAGEQGRGFAVVADEVRQLASRTSKATEEIVGVVRQNQDMARDAVTLMNDGRLQAEQGLALAAEAGTVIVEIQDGAQKVVSAVGQFANQLSS
- a CDS encoding DUF2790 domain-containing protein, whose protein sequence is MKAYKVALGVLVALMSFGALAEGGGDRTFALMMERNEKAMAAYAAKKGKPAPEVQAYRYGMKLDIEKVVNVTPPIRSCAAVPSRMTYEDSTGKLNTLEYQVMGVCRNNGG